Below is a genomic region from Henckelia pumila isolate YLH828 chromosome 3, ASM3356847v2, whole genome shotgun sequence.
atgaaatAATTTTCATAAGCGATGTAGGAAatcaaattcaatttttttaaaaaaaatatagatgaCCCGGTCGAAACCCTTTTGACCCAGTTCATCGGTTCAAGGCTGTTCCGACCGGTTTTTGATCAGGTTTGACCAATTCTGAACGATTTGATGGAAAAACGATTTTTGGAATTACTCCGGATCGAAGCCGTAATCGGTTCGCATATGAACCGGCCGGTCTGAGTTTTAAAACATTGATTTAACCAAAACGTTTTTGCTGAATTTTAAAGAGATAGAAAATAGTGTAACCAAAATTAAAGTGATGtagagtatttttatttttatttttttctctttcCGTATCGAGTAGTGCTGggtagaggtgtcaaaatgggctaGGCCCGTCGGGTTGGCTCGCCCTGCCATATAAAATTGATGAGTTGGATTGACAATTttccaacccgcctaaaaggtgggccggcccgcaccgccccgcctaatggtgggttgtggTGAGTTacgggttggcccgcaaaaacccaCCTATTTACATGTGAGCCCGCCggttggcccgccccgccacctaaaataggtgggttggatTGGCGTTTTCTCAACCCACCTAaaaggtgggccggcccgcctcGCCTCGCCTAATGGTGGATTACGACGAGTTGTGGGTCGCCCCATCGCTTGCTCGTTTTGACACCTCTAGTGCAGGGTtctgaaaggaaaaaaaaaagttcgaaaaaatattaaaaatcgaGTAGATTGAACACTAAATTGAATAGATCCTTCACCCTATGTATTGTGTGGCTCCATTCATATGTTACTTTTACCTTTATCTCATATCTACTTATctagatattttttttacaagtcATAATGAATAAGagatttatgtaaaaaaaaaattaaccggTGAAACAATGCAATAAATTTTTTGTGTGCTTTTTGTTTATAAAAATAGGCATTTGCAGtgttaaaaaaaactttgaacaTGGTGTTTTTCCACAATCATCCAAATCTTGAAGAAACATTATTATTTTCATCAACTTAATAAATCctcaaaaaattttgaatggaTTAATTGCCATAACTAATAACTCAAAACCCCCCATGTGATTAGCATTGATAATTCATGAGTAGGGGTCCTCCCCAACGCACCAAGGATTCAAGGGTGAATAAATATAGCAAGTACAAATTTGATTATATTGAGCTGtctgaatttaaatattttattttctagaatatttattattcatTACATATGAGTCAAATTGACCACATCACTATTTACAATTTAATATTTGAATTCaaacaattgaattttattaaatcAACCGGAACATCCAAATCGAATCCTTACGGGCTCCAATTCCATTCTGTTAAAGCTTGAAGTTAAAACTAAATTTATTTGGTACCATTTCAATTTcacttaaaattaaataaatgcttGAACTTATACGGGATTTGCATTTCATAATTAATTGTATCTGGAAATTACATCTATACtcctataattttttttttcaattttaatccttttttttccaaaatactGAACAGCGACGATACTACGTCAGCAATATGCCATGACATATTGTCATTTTCTGATGCTAAGTGTTTAcgtttcgaaaaaaaaaaaaaaactgacatCTCAAAATGTGTAAATTAGTAAATCCAAAGAAAATTGTATTTAGATACAATATATGGTGTTCggcaaatatataatataatataatacggGAATTACCATGATTTATGAATTGTGACAGCTAATAGTTGTGTATATAATGTTCATGTGCGGCCCTCAACTTGTCCGAAAAATGCGAGCCGGAAATCTTTAAAATCGACGTGGTTTCTTGTTACCAAAGCTGCCGGGAAAGTAGTTGTTCCCATGATGATTGGACAAAGATATTATTTCCCATCTTCTTTTATGATCTTTTGTTCAATCAAATCTCCAATAAGTTTAATTTTCAACTGCTTGCGCCTCTTTAAAGCCAAATCTGCCCACAGTTAATTAATCTTCAATGATCAATAATTTCTCCTCCCAACTTTTTCTTGGTGTGCCTGCCACCTTTGATCctcataaattttaattaagataaGCAAAAAATGGATTCCGGGAGCGAATAATTTTCGTATCATAATCGGGGAAGAGGGTTTTTTTCGCCGAATCACAACGTCGCGGATATGAGAATTTTGTATTGTTGCAGGATTAAGAGGAGCGACACCATGAAGAGGAATTCTTTGAAAACTTCTAAAACTTCTGTTAAAGAAATGAAGGCTGATGCCGAGACATTATACACGATTGCCCGGAGTTTATCGATGAACACGGGTAATTAGAACGATCAAATACTAATATCCAATATTTCTTCATGTAAAAttttcatgttgcatgcatcagaTGTATTTTTGAGATATTGTTATGAACAGGTAACAGCAAACAGAGGATAATAGCTGAAGACATACTCAAGCATGGGAATGTGAGAGTTCCGGCAGAAGTATTTACTTTCCGAGAACTTGCTCATGCCACAGAAAATTTCGATCCCGAACTTCTAGTAGGCGAAGGAGGATTTGGGAGAGTATACAAAGGATACCTCAAGAAAACAAATCAAGTATGAAATGTATATACATGTTTCAGAGTCTGATCTCTGTTTTTTTCGCCTTCCGTTTTCGACGTTAAAATTATAATGCTAAGTTATGTCTGTTTGCACAAGATTGTTGCTGTGAAGCAACTGGACAGAAATGGGGTTCAAGGGAACCGAGAATTCCTCGCGGAGGTCTTGACTTTAAGCCTCGTTCATCACCCGAATCTCGTGAACTTGATAGGCTATTGTGCAGATGGCCGCCAACGGATATTGGTGTATGAATTCATGCACCATGGATCGTTAGAAGATCATCTTTTGGGTAGTTCTTGATTCATATATGATTTGTTGTATTCAAAGTGCATGTCGAAATGCGTCTGAGTTTTAATAAGTAAATGTTGCATATATATCTTTGTCATGGTATCAGATTTGCCACCAGATAAGGAGCCTCTGGATTGGTACACGAGAATGCAGATAGCAAAAGGTGCGGCTCAAGGGCTGGAGTACTTGCATGATACCGCAAACCCTCCGATAATATACCGCGATTTCAAGGCGTCGAACATCTTATTAGACAAGAACTTCTGTCCTAAATTGTCGGATTTCGGGCTTGCTAAGTTGGGTCCGACGGGAGGGCAGGATCACGTGTCGACTAGGGTGATGGGGACTTACGGGTACTGCGCGCCGGAATACGCGAAAACCGGCCAGCTGACGACCAAGTCCGACGTTTACAGCTTCGGGGTTGTGTTTCTTGAGATCATTTCAGGGAGGAGAGCTATTGATAGCACAAAACCACCTGATGAGGAGAATCTTGTGGAATGGGTTAGTTTGACAaacattatattattttaaatcaaatttgtaCATTAGTTATAAATCTGCTCACTATTAATTAACACATGGATTGATTTATATGAATATATAGAGGTCTATAGCAATCTAAAATTTGGCTGTTTTTGAATGTGGGAATTTGCAGGCAATGCCACTATTCAAGGACAGGAGAAAGTTTACTTTGATGGCCGATCCATTACTTGAAGGGAAGTACCCGATGAAGGGACTATTCCAGGCTCTGGCTGTTGCAGCAATGTGTCTGCAGGAAGAGGCCAGCACGCGGCCGCTGATCGGAGACGTCGTCACCGCCCTCGAATATTTAGCCATGCCGACGGATGACGAAGATTCAAATGCAACAGACATTCTAACAAGAACGTGATCATTTCGTTGGTCATGGAACTATATACTTTTGTGTTTTGGAAAGATTTTGGGATATCATCAACGCAGTGATCAAAGGAGAgatatgtttgaatttttggttgaTTTTGAATCTCGATCCAAGAATTAAATTAACATGGacaaaataatatatagttTGTTAGCTTATTTGAGGATCGAACGTTTTGGGAGCCATCAGACCAATGAGTCTGCGTGATCATGTAAGTTTTCAGAGTGTGAAATTCATATCGAATTCCCTTGGTTAGCTAGTGTGCGTGTAGAGAGAGGAACCAATATATCGATCGCTACTTATTTATACtccattttttttgttattttcattCGATTTTGTGAATAAATATTATACATCAAGTGAAGCGTGAATAACACAAAACGTAGCatgaataataatatattttaattaaatctttGTGCAATTTTTACGCATATTTCTTAGTCCAACTAGCTCTCATTTGCTGAGTATTTTCCCAATACTCACACATACCTTCCcccagaaaaaaaaagaaaagaaaagaaagaagaacagTTAGATGAAGAGGATCAAACATGCTTTTGGGCTGGTGATAGAGCCACAAGCAAAGCACTTTATGCATTTTAAATTTTGTCAAAGTTATGTAAGTACGATTTACGGCACCGCATCAAGCATTTGATTTTGGTCATGGTAAAGACAATATTTGTGAAAGAGATTGATTTGGTCTACTGTGTGACAAGATTTGttattttcgaattttatttgTTAAACGAAGGTCAGTGTCTAACACTCTAAAAACGGGTCGGGCGGGATATGAGTAGCTTGACAATATTGTTCCATCAAATAAGTTTAATACAGATAATAATAGACAAATATATGTtttgtatatttgtttttttttaatttttgaaaaaataattacaATAATAAATAATGTCATAAACATATTTTAAAGCATTTTCATTAGGAATTTCATTACtcgcaaaaataaaataaaaaaaggccGATCCAACACAGTACAGATTTTGCACACGAGATGTTACgtgttttttaataaatatttggCAAGGGTGATAAATATTGCAATTTATATCGACTAACGAAGTGTTTTggagattttttatttatttaaaagtgatttttttaGAGATTATTTTTAAGCTGATCAAAAGTTAAATTAGAGTGTGTTTTAACAACACAAACTAAAGTTTGATCAATATTTGAAGAATAATTGCTTTCaaacttaatttttaattaaatgacaATCATATCACGCTTTTTAATCCAAAACACTCCCTAAATGTACACATTGGCAAAAAAGGGCATCTTATCGAGCCTAAAAGTAATTGTTTATACTGAGAGAATTCCAAACATGTTACTTGAAGTGTTATACGGTTTAAACATTTTTGTAAATCGAAAAATATTCGGTCTTACAATTGATATTAAATCTACGGTCACGAGTTCGATTATCATGTATtcaaagaaattcaattatTGGGTTTAAAAATTATCGTGGGTGGAATAATTGTTTCCGTTAGAAGAACGATTGAAccgaaatatttgaattttttataaaataacaaAGAATCGATCTTAAAAACATATATGCATGATGAATGTAACtaacaatatttttaaaataatttaatgttatTCTGAAACTATTTTATTAGTTATtatgataataatatatgaAATAAATACTAATTCAGTACTTTATTATAAAACTATAAAGTTGAGAACTTAAAACATGTGGATTCAATAAGTTTTCTTAAGAAATTATAATTGTGAGACAAGAGAAATAATATATGAGCAAGTCTCTTGTGAGAAGTTATTTGTGACGTATATTTATGGGATCAGACTGATAGATTCGACTTGcagttaaaataatatttttgatatacaaaataatatttttttatggatcCATTCGAATAAGAGATCATCTCAATCCCTCTAATTCTCTCTTTTGTTTCCCTGACCTAACTTCCGAATCTTAAGGGAAAATATGCACGAAATACCGATGCTTGTACAAAATTGAACTCTTACTATGTTTGGTACAGATGAtgggataaataatatatagataagtaatatattgtaataaaaaataaataagaaatgatagtaaatataatatttggtttgattgatagattatagttgatttgatttgattaattaaattttatataaaaattgtaaattacatttttatccttttaacaataaataaaatataaataatattatttataaggggtaatatagtaatttaaattcaatgatttgattgctgtaagataaataattaatgatttgattgatgtaaaattataattaatagatggataaataatatgatgagaagaacgtaaAATTAGACATGATAAATTTATACAATGATTATTAATAATCCAACCAAACATTATGTAGTTTCTGTGTTAAATGGTTAGGAGACTCGAACAACTAGCGAAAAATGTATTTGAGTTATATCTTAAATTAAGCAAaggaattattttttaatagatCGTATCTTATAACTTAAAAGATCTTAAATTAAGTTGATATGATCTTATTCTTTACAAAGACTCGATAGATCTTTTTTTAAAcgttaaatataatttattttaaaatttttgtcaaatatttttttgtcagcctatattttaattattggataTTTATTAACAATTTAATATATTAAGAgtctataatttttaattacaacAAAATTTTCGATAAAAAAAATCAGCatataataatgtgataaatATTGAATTATCATACcagtttttttaatataaaattacatTAAGTATATAAACTCACACACtattatatttcaaatatatataaataattatttcaaatatatatatatatatatatatatatatgtgtgtgtgtcaaAAAAATTCGCCTCAGTTATGCTTATCAGTTAACAAATATTAGAAATTgatattttatgcataaaaaatttatttcctactcaattttatgagatgaaACTCTGACCCGGTATGGCTCGTGAAAATTGATAACATGACATCCAACAAGTTAACAATTTTCGAAATCACGTCATCATTTTTCGATATCAAACAAGATCACCAACGAAatatgaatgaaaaaaaaaaacccgaAGTGGACACATCAAAATCAAACACTAAAAACTTAATGGctaaaaactaaattaaaaaaagaagTCATTGAACCAGAAAAGTAATTATTTTCCACTTAGGTGAGTCCTTGCTCATGTCATTAGGGTAAAGATCCAATGTTGATCGGGATATGATCTTATGCGTATGCctacggaaaaaaaaaaaaaccaaattaaAATTGGATTATAACCTCGTGTTATCATCTCATCGACCCATATGATGTGTTGGATTCGGCAGTGTGGGGAAGAAAGTAAGCTGCGTGACAGAAGTAGGTGGAGTTGCTATATACCTATTTAATGGCTgagttaattatatatatgacCATACGTCCTCGGAATGGTCCATCGGGGTCTCACTCGTCTCCACCGTTACTTTATTATTTACTCAAATCAAACAACTTCTCTACAGTCTCCTCCCCCCATTGAATGAATTTTCCCATCTCTTCGATTCAATgctacatatttaattttacaggTCCACATTGTTACTGTTTCAGATGTTGTCTcccgatttaaaaaaaaaaaaaaacaataaaaaacaacaacaataataaatttaCGTATTGTGTATTCAATGCTATCACCTAATCATAATTCATAATTTCAGGGTGGGAACCGAAGATTTCGATACGATAATAATACCAAAATTTTTGTACgacatataaaattataaaatttgaaaattttggtatgTACCAAAACAATATACAAAAGTTTAAAAATCTACTAGCGAAAAATGCATAAGTTTTGCGTGTGTTAAAAgagaaattttttatatttatttattttttaaaagtaaaacATGGAGGGGTGGAAGAGATTTAGTGGATAGTTGGTAGGAAAAGTAATTATGGAATAAGTAATTTTAGTATCCTCAAGGTGTAACATAGAATAATCCGTAGTTATTATATTGTGCtcatcttttatataataatatagataatatttttaaacaacaaatttgaaaatttaaaagatatAAGATTTTTTTCGATATAAAATGGTATATATTGATAACGtattgaaattttaatataatcgaTATGATATACAGCAAAAATTTCGATATAACGAAAATTGGGGTACGATatcattataaaatttttttatacgaTACCTGATATACGACTGTGTAAGGTgaatgattaatgagtacaatATATATACCATTATTCATGTTAGGTGGATTCACACTTTTCCcctaaataaaaaattgaaatttctgACTTAAGTTTGAAAGTTGTATATATTTCCACCCCCCTAAATTAAGGCTGCACACTGATTCACgacatttatttcaaaaaaagaaagaaagaaagggtATAGTATAAAGGGTATAGTATTTGAGGTGGACTGTGTGTGTACACCTTGCATGTGTTCAGCTTATATTTTCGTTGTGTTTGTCGGACATAGGAGTTCAAACGAACCGAGCCAGTTCGTGAGCTTTTCAAGCTCGcttgataaatatttgattcgtattcgagcttatcgaattctaacatattcgaactttttttcgagccgagctcgagtcaaattattttaatttgttcgatagttcacgagctttaatatttaattaatataatataattatataataaatatacatacatttcgaactttttcgaacatttcaagcattcgaaccataatattcgagcaatagttcacgaataagtTCAAatgtttcgagccgaactcgagccaaaatatttgaaattatcgagttTCGAATCAAGCTCGAaatcgaatatactcttatcgagccgaatttgagcattaaaattttaccattattcggctcgattcgattCATTTGTACCtctaatcaaaaataatttaatgtcaAATACTCTAGTATCGCTTATTTAATCCATGATTGAAAGTACCATAACGGAAGTGGAATTTGTAAATTCATCAAAAGTTACTATAATCATAGGTCAccatatcaaaattatatatataaaatctccaCCCCATCATTTTGCGTTTGAATTGtatcattttcaatatttcatcaACTTGCTTTCCctgttgagttttcttacacAGCATGTATTCAATATTCATGTACGCGCAAGTTGCACCATTATATAAGACAAAATCGTTACATGTATTTATTTCTTTCCACGATATCTTGAATTATTCAATTAAACATGTTGCTGACTAATACTCTATGTTGGTGGCGGTAACCGGAGAGGGTGAGGGTGGCGGCCGGAGGTGTGGTGATCGACCACTGTCGGCCGTCGGCAAGGTGGGCAATGTTAGATATATGTGTcgtatatttttaaattttaaaaataataaaaaatatgaaagGGACGTCAACTAGATGCCATCTCAGctgatattttaaaaaataaataataataaaaaaatgaaatggaCGTCAACTAGATGCCACCTCAGCTGATACACATGAATCCCTTACACTTTAATCAATTTGTTCAATAAAACGAAAGTAAAAGTTGACCAGTTTTGTAATTCGTTTCCCATCAGTGCACTGCAAACCGTGATACGAATATTAAAGTATGGTCTTCTTCTATTTTTAGTCATGTTATGTATCAATTTGTAGTTTTAATTAATGCATGTCACTTGCTTAGATAGCAGTTAATAAATTTGGGGATTTGGTTTTTTGGTGGGAAAGTAGCTGATGtgactttttttttataaaaaataaatattccacaTAAGCAAATAAACACCTGGACGCCAGCTGGAAAATTTTAAGTGCAATTTCAATTTTGGGAAGAAAATGCAAAATATTGCACAAAGTCTGCAAATTATTAAgtcataaaactcataacaaTTTGCATATGGGAATTATGAGGTTTAATTAATTACATTTCCTCACCTGAACCTCCAACACTAAACTAATAAGATCAGTTGATAAAATTTGCACAGAGCTAGGTTAAATTTTCGCAACTGTATTATGAATTTATGAAGATTTCGTACGACCAGCAGGTTAAATTTTTATAGAATCATATTTCAATACTAAAATTAGGTTCGTTGGACGCTATATATCTTTTGAGAAAATAGATAATCGACCTATTTACGTGTGACATGAAAAAAAACTGGGTCGTTGATGCTGACGTCATATCCATATGGACATGAGTAGCCAAACCCTAATAATAGAAAAAAAGTATGAAATGCATTTCattcgataaaaaaaaaaaagagagagagaaaaaGACCAAAATCAGTCGATGGAATGCAACACATTAAAACCCAACAAACCAAAACGTACAATTAATAACAGATGGATTCATGGACTTCAAGTCTGCGCAATAAATCAATGAATTTAAATGTTTGGCCTGGGCAGAATAATTGCTTTGAGCGGATCCTTCATGACAACAGTAAATGCGAAGGTTTCGGTCGGGTCGGGCGGGCTACCCGGTATGGGGATCCATTTGAACGATTGCACCATCTTGGCCAGGAGCAAGTTCACATGTAAGGTGCCCAAACTCCAGGCGGGGCAAATCCTCCGCCCGGCTCCGAACGGAAGCATCTTCACTCCCTTCATTCCGGTGATGTCCACCTCCGTACCCTCGCCGGTTAAGAACCTCTCCGGCTTGAATTCACTCGGGTTCTGCCACATTTCCGGGTCCTCCGTCAGCCACGCCGTGTaaaactccacgtttgcgtcgGCCGGAATCGTGTATCCCCCA
It encodes:
- the LOC140893272 gene encoding probable serine/threonine-protein kinase PBL23, translated to MRILYCCRIKRSDTMKRNSLKTSKTSVKEMKADAETLYTIARSLSMNTGNSKQRIIAEDILKHGNVRVPAEVFTFRELAHATENFDPELLVGEGGFGRVYKGYLKKTNQIVAVKQLDRNGVQGNREFLAEVLTLSLVHHPNLVNLIGYCADGRQRILVYEFMHHGSLEDHLLDLPPDKEPLDWYTRMQIAKGAAQGLEYLHDTANPPIIYRDFKASNILLDKNFCPKLSDFGLAKLGPTGGQDHVSTRVMGTYGYCAPEYAKTGQLTTKSDVYSFGVVFLEIISGRRAIDSTKPPDEENLVEWAMPLFKDRRKFTLMADPLLEGKYPMKGLFQALAVAAMCLQEEASTRPLIGDVVTALEYLAMPTDDEDSNATDILTRT